TTCTCTGGGGCATAAATTTTACCTTCTCGCAGTCGTTCTTCTAGGGTTTCCGGTGTAACATCAATTACTACTACTTCATTAGCTTCATCGAGTATTCTGTCGGGGATACGTTCTCGCACTACAACGCCTGTAATTCTGGCTACTAAGTCATTAAGGCTCTCTATATGCTGAATGTTTACCGTAGAGTAAACATCAATACCAGATTCCAAAATCACTTCAACATCCTGGTAGCGCTTTTCCCGTGGAGAACCAGGGACGTTTGTATGAGCTAGTTCGTCTACTAAGATCAGTTGCGGCTGCCTCGCTAAAATAGCATCTGTATCCATTTCGGTAAGCGTTATCTCGCCGCGCCCTATTTCTTGACGTGCTACTATTTCTAGTCCTTGACTCTTTTGTGCTGTTTCTTTACGTCCATGAGTTTCTAGCAGCCCAATTACAACATCAATTCCTTCTTGTTTCAGTTGGTGGGCTTCTTCTAACATTCGGTAAGTTTTACCCACACCTGGAGCCATGCCAATAAAGATTTTATGCTTGCCACGACGCGATCGCCGTGGAGTAGAATCTAGTGATATCTCGTTGGCAATGTCTTTTTGGGTAATCATGTATTAACTTACAGACTTCAAATTATCTAGTGCTAAATTTAACTTGAGGACATTAACGCCAGGTTCGCCAAAAATTCCCAAAAATCTGCCTTCAGTGTATTTAGGAATCAATGCTTGAACCATATCTAGAGATAAAGAGCGATTCTGAGCTACTCTTTTTACTTGGGAATATGCAGCTTCGACACTAATATGAGGATCTAGACCAGAACCAGAAGTATAAACTAAATCTGCTGTTGGCTGGATATTAGCTTGTTTGAGTCGGTCTATTTCGGGTTTGATGCGGTCATCAATTAAGGCTTTTTTGTTACTCGGAGCTAGGTTACTTGCACCGGATATTCCCGTTTTTAGTATGTTGTTTTTGTCATTTTTGGGATCTGCTGTACTGTAAGCAACGGTGCTGGGACGACTCCAGAAATACTGATTTGATGTGAAAGGTTGACCGATTAAAGCAGAACCAATAACTTTGCCTTGATTTTCAATTAAACTACCATTGGCTTGATAGGGAAATGCCACTTGACCCAAAACAATAATCAATAAAGGATATATCACTGCTGTGATTACCCACAGAACTAAGGTGATCCGAATTGCTTTAATAATTTCTCGCATTTTTGTTAAAAACGTTCTGGTTGAAAAATCACAACAAATAAATAAACAGAGAGTCCTAAAGTAGTTAAACCTAATACTCCCAAAGCATAAGCTTGAAAGCGGGATACTTCTAAACTTGTTGCCGCCTGTACAGCAGGAGCAATTAATAAATTCAGGCACAGCAGGAAAAAAAGTTGTATTGGCAATGGTCGCTTACGCCATTGTATTTGTAACCAATCTACGCTAGACCTCTTACCTAAAACGATAAAATCTGCTAATTCATCTGCGTTAATCTGCGTTAATCTGCGGTTAATCTGCGTTATAAAAACTCCGTTAAACATTTTTCCCTTACCTTCTATCAAATCAAACTTATTCATATATTTCTGCTCACTTCCTAAGCTAAACCTACACCAGCAATGAAAACATCAATTAACTTAATCGCAATAAATGGTGCAATCACTCCTCCCAGTCCATAAATTAAGATGTTACGCTGCAACAGTTGATTAGCAGTTAATGGTCTGAACTCCACACCTTTTAGAGCCAAAGGTATTAATGCTGGAATAATCAAAGCATTATAAATTAGAGCAGATAAAATTGCAGATTGGGCGCTTGCTAAACCCATAATGTTCAACTTACCAATCCCCACTGAGGCAAATATGGCGGGAATAATTGCGAAATATTTTGCAATATCATTGGCTAATGAAAATGTAGTTAATGCCCCACGAGTAATTAATAGCTGTTTGCCAATTGTTACCAAGTCAATTAGTTTAGTAGGGTCTGAATCTAAATCCACCATATTTGCAGCTTCTTTTGCTGCTTGAGTGCCAGAATTCATTGCTACACCGACATTCGCTTGCGCTAATGCTGGGGCATCATTAGTACCATCACCAGTCATCGCTACAAGTTTACCTTTAGCTTGTTCTTTTTGAATAACTGCGATTTTGTCTTCTGGAGTTGCTTCAGCAATAAAGTCATCTACTCCTGCTTCAGAGGCAATCACAGAAGCGGTAATACGGTTGTCTCCTGTGAGCATAACAGTACGGACACCCATACGTCGTAGCTGATCAAAGCGTTCTTTAATACCAGGTTTGATGATGTCTTTAAGATAGATGATCCCGTAGATTTCGCTATCTTGGCAAACAGCTAGAGGAGTGCCACCCAAGAGGGAAACTCGTTCATAAGCTGCGTCTAGTTCGGGTGTTAACTGTCCATTTCTGGAACGCACAAACCCCTTAACTGCGTCTACTGCCCCTTTGCGTACCTGACTACCATCGTCTAAGTTTGTACCACTCATGCGCGTCCTCGCAGAAAACTCAATTCCTTCTGCTTGAGAACGGTCAAAATCTACTTTAGCTCCCAACTTCTCAGCTAATCTGACAATAGACTTGCCCTCTGGCGTTTCATCAAATACACTCGCTGCCAAAGCTACATTAGCTATATCTTCAATTGAGTGATTATTGACTGGGATCAATTCTTCTGCCAAACGGTTTCCCAGCGTAATTGTCCCCGTTTTGTCCAAAATTAAGGTATTCACATCACCACAAGCTTCTACTGCCCGCCCAGAGGTGGCTATGACGTTAAATTGAGCTACCCTGTCCATACCAGCAATGCCAATTGCACTTAGTAAGCCGCCAATTGTTGTAGGAATCAATGCTACTAATAAAGCAATCAATATGGCGACGCTGACTGGCGTACCCACATAATTTGCGATCGCAGGCAGTGTTGCCACTACAATTAGGAAAACTTGACTCAAAACTGCTAATAACACAGTCAGAGCTATTTCATTAGGTGTTTTACTACGTTCTGCGCCTTCTACTAAAGCAATCATTCTGTCTAAAAAGCCCTTACCTGGATCAGACGTTACCCGAATTAGCAATTCATCTGAGAGAATCCGCGTCCCCCCAGTTACAGAACTCGCCATATCCGAACCTGGTTCTTTGAGGACTGGTGCTGATTCGCCAGTAATTGCCGATTCATCTACAGATGCCGTACCGCCAATAACTTCTCCGTCAGCCGGAATAATATCTCCTGCTACAACTTTAATTTGATCGCCTTTACGTAATGAGGTAGAACTCACTTCCTCAGTTGAATTATCTGGTAAAACTTTCTTGGCAGTAGTTTCCGATTTAGTAGAACGCAGGGCATCAGCTTGTGCTTTACCTCGCCCTTCTGCTACCGCCTCGGCAAAGTTAGCAAATAAAACGGTAAAGAATAAAATTAGAGTAATCAAACCATTAAATAGTCGCTGATTTTCTCCTGGAACTGAGCCAAATAAATTGGGGTCAAATGTCAGCAG
Above is a genomic segment from Oculatellaceae cyanobacterium containing:
- a CDS encoding sensor histidine kinase KdpD, which gives rise to MITQKDIANEISLDSTPRRSRRGKHKIFIGMAPGVGKTYRMLEEAHQLKQEGIDVVIGLLETHGRKETAQKSQGLEIVARQEIGRGEITLTEMDTDAILARQPQLILVDELAHTNVPGSPREKRYQDVEVILESGIDVYSTVNIQHIESLNDLVARITGVVVRERIPDRILDEANEVVVIDVTPETLEERLREGKIYAPEKIQQSLDNFFQRRNLIALRELALREIADNLEEDAINSTPKTKYCSVHERVMVCASTYPNSVQLLRRGARIADHMRARLYVLFVAHPEKFLTKEESLHIETCEKLTKEFGGEFLRATSHDVPQKIAEVAQEYRITQVVLGHSQKSRWQLLWRGSFVHQLLRYLKNIDLHIMATEKPASK
- the kdpB gene encoding potassium-transporting ATPase subunit KdpB, translated to MELPQEPRQPSGPRAARKHTPKANTKGLYQRAIKDAFVKLNPKIMLKNPVMFLVWAGTIITALLTFDPNLFGSVPGENQRLFNGLITLILFFTVLFANFAEAVAEGRGKAQADALRSTKSETTAKKVLPDNSTEEVSSTSLRKGDQIKVVAGDIIPADGEVIGGTASVDESAITGESAPVLKEPGSDMASSVTGGTRILSDELLIRVTSDPGKGFLDRMIALVEGAERSKTPNEIALTVLLAVLSQVFLIVVATLPAIANYVGTPVSVAILIALLVALIPTTIGGLLSAIGIAGMDRVAQFNVIATSGRAVEACGDVNTLILDKTGTITLGNRLAEELIPVNNHSIEDIANVALAASVFDETPEGKSIVRLAEKLGAKVDFDRSQAEGIEFSARTRMSGTNLDDGSQVRKGAVDAVKGFVRSRNGQLTPELDAAYERVSLLGGTPLAVCQDSEIYGIIYLKDIIKPGIKERFDQLRRMGVRTVMLTGDNRITASVIASEAGVDDFIAEATPEDKIAVIQKEQAKGKLVAMTGDGTNDAPALAQANVGVAMNSGTQAAKEAANMVDLDSDPTKLIDLVTIGKQLLITRGALTTFSLANDIAKYFAIIPAIFASVGIGKLNIMGLASAQSAILSALIYNALIIPALIPLALKGVEFRPLTANQLLQRNILIYGLGGVIAPFIAIKLIDVFIAGVGLA
- the kdpC gene encoding K(+)-transporting ATPase subunit C; this translates as MREIIKAIRITLVLWVITAVIYPLLIIVLGQVAFPYQANGSLIENQGKVIGSALIGQPFTSNQYFWSRPSTVAYSTADPKNDKNNILKTGISGASNLAPSNKKALIDDRIKPEIDRLKQANIQPTADLVYTSGSGLDPHISVEAAYSQVKRVAQNRSLSLDMVQALIPKYTEGRFLGIFGEPGVNVLKLNLALDNLKSVS
- a CDS encoding potassium-transporting ATPase subunit F → MNKFDLIEGKGKMFNGVFITQINRRLTQINADELADFIVLGKRSSVDWLQIQWRKRPLPIQLFFLLCLNLLIAPAVQAATSLEVSRFQAYALGVLGLTTLGLSVYLFVVIFQPERF